TGCCACGTATGCCCGATCGATGGTGGCGTTCATGCTGCCGAACATACAGGACGGCGACAGCTGCCGCTGGCTAGCCACGATCGAGATGTTGCGCAGTACTTCGTTCACGTTCACGGTGATGTTGCCGACGAGTGAGACCAGTGCCTCGCCGGACGCAATCAAACTGGTTGAGCCGTTCAGCTTCGATATCTGGTAGCCACCGATCGCACCTTGCAGATCGGAGGTAGCCGACCCTACCATGTTGGCCGCCGACAGTACGTTCGGATTGTTCTGGGTAACATAGTCCATGGAGATATCCAATCCCAGGTCGGGTGAGGCACTCTGGAAGTGGGGACGAAAAACACGAGGAGCCCCAGAGCATGATCATTAAGCGCTGTTTGGAAAGAAGCAGCATGAGACGGTTCCACTTACAGCCAATCCACACAGCAGGGGTATTAGAAGAACGATCGAAGATCTCCACATTCCCATGGTGATTGCAAACTATTGAAACTACACTAGAAGATCGATCGGACGGTTGCTATATCGTATCGTCGTTACACACTTGCTCCACCGTACTACTATCACTGCGTGCGTTCTGTTCGAGCGCTTCTGGCATACTCCGCCGTGTCTGCACTGGTGGATCTGTTCTAGTTTTTGGAACCCGTCTGTTTGCTAAATCTGGCAACTCAAAACGAAACCACCACGATGTGTGGAAGCGGAGCGAGTTCCCCTGCCTTCTTTGCCGACGTGTCCATAATCGAGGGGGGGGAGACCGAAAGCTTTCACCATGCAGCCTACCTTCGCAATCGGTTTCGCTGTTGGATGCTCCACGTCTTGTCACGGGAGAACCTCAGTCGGCACACCGGTCCAGGCGTTCAAATATTTGAACAATCGCCAACCATTACTCCGTTGCGTTCTCGGGATGCTGAACACCGCCATGAAAATGGGGCTCTAGTGAAATCCTTGAAATCAAATCCATTTCAAAGCTGTAATCTCACGACGATAATCtggcaaactaaaatgaaAGAATGTACCAAAAATTTTATGTAACATGTTAACGGGTAGTGTAGGAAAGGTCATAATCCTCTTAATTAGATGTCCACCTTATCGCATCAACTATAGTGGCGTTAAAATTAAAGCTAAAGCCCCGACTGAAACTGTCGCCAGGCAAGCATTGTACAGCTGGACAAATATGTACCAATAATGGGCCCTGCTACTAAAACTATTACGTTCACTCAAATCTTTCAGTGCGTATGTTGTGTAGGATACATATCACTCTACTTCTCGATTCCTCGTTAGTGTAACCTTGAAGAATTCGTTGCAAACCTTCGTGTGATGCTTTTTTCTGAGTATCGAGGGCTTCTGAAGCCACTAACCCAGCGTGACGCTTTTCTACGAAAACCACCTGACACAATATTGAATTGTCAGACGATACTGAGAAAATAGCTGATGGCGTCTGCTTGGTCTGTGAGCAATTCtttgaatagtttgttcaATTGAATGGCAGTATAATACTGTCATGTCATGTCAGGTCTAATGGGATTTTAACTGGATATAAACTATTCCTGTTTAGGTGACTCTAGTGCTGAAGGATCTTCGGAATAATGACTGTGTTTTAGTACAATCTAGGACATCACAGGGTTATACAAAAAATGCCTTAAGCTTATTAAAATGGATCAATGCGATACCTTGAGTTCGATTTCTCGATCCTCGTTATGTTCTTCTTCTAGGACCCATCTTCAACCTAACCTCAATTTAAATCTTCGCAGCTGTTTTCTAACACACATCGAGCACAGGCCAGGACGTTTTTGGTgagttgcaaaaacaaaaccaaggtCGGTACGGTAGATAAACAATCGTTTGTCAAATCACTTGATCAAACTTGCACCAATATTGTGCACGTTGCAGGAGGATGATTTGAGCGCCGTTATTAGCAtgaaaataagaataaaatatCGAGCGTCCAGCGAGGTTGGTGGATGTAAATGCTATGAAGtctttttagtattttttttttagaagttTTGCTACTTTTAAGTATacaattggaaaaaaaatcctcccctAGAAACAACAGCTGATGTTGCCTATTATACTGCTTCTAGCGTGACAGTTCTTTCGTTGTAACACAGTTTTGAACAAACAAGCGAAATAATTTTAGATTTGTACGGTTTCTTTACATTTaccaaagaaaacataaacggTCCAGGGTATACTGTGGTCTGAACTCGGTCTCGTCTAGCTTTCTCGCTTTCATCCTCTACTGGCCGGTCTGTAGGCACTGATTGAGCGCTGGCACGATTGCTTGCGCCATTGCGGTGTAAGTATTGCTGACTTGGTTAACGCAAGATTTGACCCGATCGTTCGATGCGACCACCTCCAGCTGCAACATGGTGGTGACAAGCTGGAACTGCTGTGCGAGCGTTGCCTTGTAAAGAGGAGCGACAGTGGTCGAGatctgcaaaataaaacaatgtttttaaaatgcattGTAAGCTTTTAGCTcgttgtgcgtgtgtattcGCTACATACCCCCTTCAGACAGGCGGCTATTTCTGCCTTTACTTCGGAGCGGGAACCAGTAGAACCGAGACCGCTGCAGTAGCGTATATGGTTGCTTAACGCCTGGTAGTGTTGTCTCATGAGCGTCATGTAGTTGTTCAGGATCGAGGACACACGGCTCAGCTCGGTGTTCTCGTCGTTCAGACAGTCCTGGATGCGATCGGCACCCTGATTCACCAGATCGTTCGCCGTGTTGGCGAACCTTGAGCGACAGTCGGACAGGTATGGTGAGGAGGAGGTGGTAATGGCGTTGAAGTACGAAGCCTGGGCGGTGCTGAACGAGGTGAACGTCGCGCTAACCGATGCCTGCGTTTTGGTGTTCATGCAAGTGCCCACCGTGGAGAATGTGGCCGATATGGTAAGCGAAGCCGATACACTCGAGCTCAGGGTGGTGCTGGACGCTGACAGTACATCCGATGCGAGCAGCGCACTATCGCCGATTAGCTGGTCCGACAGGAAGCTGGTAAGCGTATCCGAGGCCGACCGCAGCTGCCCGGCCATGTCGGTGCGCAGGCTGGTGAACTTGTTCGCGTAATCGTTCACCTTGTTCACGACGTTGTTCGTGAAGGATGTCAGTGTGGAATTGATGGAGCTACGCCGGTTAACGATCGTGCTATCCAGCTGAGCGGATACATGGTGCAGCTGCAACGATtgaacagaacaaaacgaaCTGAAGCATGGGCATGACCGTCCCAGTAGCGGGTGTTTGAACACTGTATACTCACGTTGATTGCAAGCGCCGCCAGTACGGCAAACCACAGCAGGGAACGACGCGTCATGATTTTGGTCTACAGATAGGTCTAGTGTCTCCTCTCGTTCGAAATGCCGATAGTCGACTAAATCCAGCGCACCGTTTGTCAGCGAGTGTAGTATAGAATCTGGTTCGCACGGTTGTCAGAACAGTTGACAAAActtcacaccaaaaaaaaaaaaaaaggtgtcgCCAAGACCTCGAGGTTTGCCCACACCAGCGCGACACAGATACACATGCACGATTCATTGTTTGAACAAActtcttcattttcttgcaATCGTGATGGGATGTGTTTTAAGTGGGGTGTTACACATGGACGGTATGGATCTATTCTTCCATCTCACTTTATCCTTTCCGTTCCGTGATTCATCTGAGCAGCCTCTGATTTATATCTCTTCTCGGATCCAGTTGAACAAATGCCATGAacgctgctgatgctgttcaGTATCATTCGTAGAACGAATTTTCATTGTGTATTATTCACAGCGGCGGTTCAACAATAAGGATATTGGGGTATTCGAACAAACTACCACAGAAATCCCTATATCTACCCAGAAAACTGTTGCTAAGGCAACGGATAGATGATCGCACAGGTTGCTATAATACTGTTTTATTGCTACTCAATGTTCAAAGTTGAAAGTACTAGTGACGTAGTGACGTACAAAGGAATTTTCTCTGGGAATTCTATGTCTGCAATAATGTCAACTCAACTACGGCTACCAATTAGCCAAGTGTCTTCCTTTCGCCTTCGATTCGGAATCTTTCTCCCCGCCTTCGTCTCCGCTACCACTAATCCAACACATTGTACAATAGCGTTCGATTGTCAATCACACTAATTCCTTACAAGCTTGTCATCGCATTCGAAGCAGTCCGCTATCTACACTCCGCACCGCGTAACGGTTACGGACGTTCGGCCTGCTCCCATCACACCTATCGAAAATGATAGCAAAAGATTACCTTATCAGCGAATTGGTTACGGGTCGTAAACCTACGGCGAACCTACAAGATGCATATAGAGGGCTTTGTGTGGGCTTCATTTAATTAACTGACCGCCACCGACGAAACCGGTGTGCTTcttagagtgagagtgagagtCACCGTACGCGTGCGTGTATTGGAACGAATCGAAGTAGACCCGGTGTATCACATGATGCAGTACTCCGTACTGTTTGTcttttggtgctgctgcttgctTGGTAGCCGTACCTTAGCTGCTCCGTTCGATGGAAAACAATCGTCCGAGCTGAAAGATTTCACCTTTGACGAAATCATCCCGAACCAGTTCGGATTGCGGAGCTTCAACGGCACATGGTTGTCTGGTGAGGAACTACTGTACAGGAATGGTGGAGACTACGTAAAGCTGAACTTAAACACGGGGGACAGTATCGTGGTGATCACTACTGATGTGTTGGTAGGTTGGAAGAAATTGGTTTAAAAACAAAGTGTCATTAGGCTGAAACCGATTTTCCATTCCTGTCTTCTGCAGAGTCAATTCCGCGGCGCATCGATTCAGTTGATTAAACCCGATTTCACAAAAGTCCTCGTCCGATACGATGTCCGAACGGTAGGCAGAAACGGTGATGGCAGAGTGATCGAACTTGCAACCTCATGCACAATCCCTCTCTTTCGCAGGTGTTTAGACATTCGTCTCTTTCCAAGTACGCAATCTACGACACATTGGACGGGTAGGTAGATAACATTGTCCTCGCTGGAAAAAGGGGGTTATAGGAGTACCTGATCGTTCTTGGCGTCCCTTTCAGATCTGTATACCACATTGCCAACCAGGAGGAAGTGTCAATCTGCATTCTCTCCCCGACCGGACAGAGCCTCGCGTACGTGAAGGATAACAATGTTTACTACCGAGCTGCGCTGCTTAATCCAGTGGAACGGGCACTTACGCTCGACGGTGTTACCGGTGTGATATACAACGGAATCCCTGATTGGGTGTACGAAGAGGAAGTGTTCGGTACGGATGCGACACTCTGGTTCTCACCGAACGGACGCCGACTAGCCATGGCCAGCTTTGACGATCGTGAGGTGAAGGAGTTCTCGTACCATCTTTACGGTTCACCGGATGATACGGACAAGCAATACCCGGAAGAGTTGCGCATTCGGTACCCAAAGGTTAACACCACCAATCCGACCGTACACCTGCAGGTGACGGATCTGTCTGTGAGTGAACCCACTTGGGTGGAACTACCAGCACCGCTGGCCACCGTTGGTGAGGATCATGTGCTCGGCACTGTCAACTGGGCCGGTGAGGATGTGCTAGGTGTGATTTGGACCAATCGCCGACAGAATGTGGCCACCTTCCAGAAGTGTCAAACCACCGCCGGAACCTGCACGGAAGCGATCAGATTCGATCGACCTAATGGATGGTACGACTTATATACGCCGCGCTGCTATGGACCCAATCGGTGCTTCTTGATGGGCGACAGTAATGGATGGCGCGCTGTGATGGAACTCGTCGATGGATCTTCTCCTGTTGCCCGTACTCCGTCAGGATTTACCGTTTCCTCCATCAACGGGTACGACGAACAGTCCCAGGCGCTCTACTATACAGCTGTTCCGGCAAGTCAACCGCACCATCGGCATGTGTACCGCGATGAGGAATGTCTCACGTGTGGCTTAACGGACGAGCTGGAGGATTCCGTAGCATGTAACTTTGCAAGCGTAGCTTTCAGTGCGGATCTGTCGTACATGGCAGCAACCTGCTCCGGACCGACACCTTCCTACACGCAGATCTTCCGTACCAGCGATAGGCAGCTCGTGGCGGAATGGGAGTGGAATATGGAGCGTCGTGAGCAGTTAAAACAGTACAAAAAGGTTTCGGTACGATTCCTGCGCGTCCCAGTCGGTGACGGTAGCTTCCAGGCAGCCGTTCGACTCTACCTTCCACCGGAGATTGACTTCGAATCACCTGCCACAGCAACTCGCAAGTATCCAATGGTGGTGAATGTGTATGCCGGACCGGATTCGGTCCGTGTCACAGATAGTTTCAGTGTTGGGTTTGCGAACTACATGGCCACGACCAAGGGCATAATCTACGCACAGATTGACGGTCGTGGTACGGGTAACCAGGGCTACGAGTTCCTGTTCTCCATCAACAACCGGCTCGGAACGTACGAAATGGAGGATCAGATTGCAGTTGCCCAGTATCTACAGCAAACGTACGCGTTCATTGACCCTCAGCGTACTGGTATCTGGGGCTCGAGTTACGGTGGCTATGCAACCGCCATGACACTGGAGAAGGATCACGAGCAGGTGTACCGGTGCGGCATCTCGGTGGCACCGGTTACTTCGTGGATGTTTTACGGTAAGTTCGGGTACAGGCCGAACGAGGTAAGGCGCCCCTAGGGCACTCATCACAATCAATATCCGTCTACAGACTCTATCTACACCGAGCGCTACATGGGACGTCCGACAGACAATGGAGCAGGGTATGATCGTAGCGATATCAGCAGCTTCACCGATGAGCTGAAGAATCATCTGTTCCTGCTGATTCATGGTACCGCGGACGATAACGTACACTATCAACAGTCGATGGTGTTTGTGCGTGCCTTGCTGGATCACGACATCGACTTCGAGCAGATGGTAATGGACCTGCTGATGGTGTGCTGTACGTTGTTGCAGTTGACAGCAAACTTATCTTTTGCCTATCTTTTTCCCACTTGTTTGCAGAGCTATCCGGATGAGGCCCATTCGCTGTCGGGTGTGCAGCGTCATCTCTATCACACGATGGACCAATTCTGGGATCAATGCTTTGCGTAAAGCATGTGGCCTTTAGTATATAGCACGGGGTACCCGGTAGAAGTAGGATGCTTACCACCCTGACGTATTCACCTCGCAATGCATGGAAGATCGCTAGAATCAAGTGTTGCAAGTTAATAGTTATGGACTACTTATATCCGAAAgtggttaatttttcatttggaCAACTGTAGAAGAATACTGAGAGTAATAGTTTCTAAATGTTTGAGCATGTTTCCTCAGTATAGCTGTTATTGTCTCTTTGCTTTCAATGAAAGCACTCTTGGTTGAGGCTGGTTCACCATTTTCAATACCCAGAGATCATCCACGAAGGAAGTAACTTTCGGAGACAGTCACCATACGCCATTCTAATGGTCGATACGGTCGATCTTGTTTTGTGCATGTAGTCATGACCTACTCTTGGTTACTGATATCAAATCACTTTCATACACATGAGATCGATCTTTAGTGTAATGATGTGGAAATAATCTTTTAATTCTTCAACTTCGCCTCTAACTTAACCTAGCATTTGCAGCATCCACGAGTCGGAGACGTTTATAATTTGTTGAACCTATCGGAATTGAAATAGATGTCCTCTACTGATGGGATGATTTGAACGATTGGGGAAGAGAAGATACTTACAATCTGTTATGATAAAAGAGATTATGGTAGATGACGCAATACCCTTTTGAGATGCTGTTGCACTGGTGGTGGAATGTTGTGTATCTGTTGTATGCCTCGCCTGAGATGTGTACACCATTTGGATCGTTGACTCGGATCACCAAGCATTGGACACGTTGCTAATTATGCAATTATCAGTAACAGAACCATAGAGTTTCGTTtaatagtttaattttatttagcaCTTGTTGCTCTTTTCTGTCCTTTTTTACAGATCTCATTCACATATTCAACGGATGGCACACTCCTTCATCCCGTAAGGAAGTTTCATATATATTGGATTTGTGTTCATCTTTATTTCGTCTTCTACACGTTATTCTGTAGTAATTGATTTGTGACCAGTGGGaactttctgttttctttttcttcttatttacTTCATAACGTATCCGTTACCGTGTTCCATTCCCTGTTGCGCATCGAAGCATAAGTTTAAACGCGATTAATAAGTCCAACTAGGGCCACGTGGGATTTATAAGGGTGtgggtgtgagtgtttgtgtatttgcATCAGTTTCTATAGCTTATGTTTATAATATTTCATCTCGGGCCGCGGGCACTGTTCTGGCCCCGGTTCCGGCACTAACGCATTAACCTTTGTTTTGCCCGGTATCCGGTGCGATCGGCTGTGTACGACGGCGGGGAAGGAAAGATAAATGCAGTGTATAGCAAAATATGTGTttactttatttgattttttggtttttacgtCGCTTTCTACGTCGGAGCTTCCTGTCCTCTTGTCTCTCCTATCACATCTTGTGTGTCGCATACAAGCAGAAGAATCATATGATATGCATTGCAATTGTTTTGCCGGTTTTTTCCCGGCGGGTTCGTGCTGTGTTGAAGATGTCTATCAGAAAGTGCTAAAATGAGTACTATCAggcgggaaaacaaaaagtctTCGAAGAAGCTCATAAACGGGGAGTAGCTTTTTAACATAAACACGTACAATAGTGTCCTAATGGgcgggtggtgtgtgtgtgagagtgttcGTGTAGGGAGGAATTTTGGTCCACCATGTAGATTTTGTGTTTACACGTTTAATTGGTGAGATAGATCAAAATAGTGTTCAGTGCTCCCGGCAACTTGTATTACAAACCAGCGTGTTCATATTCTTTTCCTGTTCCTTTCGCTGGTGTAACTGCTTTTATTTAATCTAATCTTTGGCAATAGCAATTGTTTGTCGCCATGTTGTTCGTGTGTCATAGTTGTGGGGCGCGATTGAGAGCCATTTTACTAGCGGTGGTTCCAGTTTGTGTTTAAATGTACCACCATCTGCTCTTCGGTAGATTGTGGTTTGCATTTAATTGAGTTTGATAACGGAGGTTTCTACTCCCTGTGTTGTAttcgtgtggatgtgtgtgcgaATTATAGGGAACTAGAGCCATATCGATTGGTCATTGGGAGAGACCTTCTCGAGCAATAGTAACCTGTTTCACTGCAATCGTCCCTTATTCCAGTGACCAAATAATCCTCATCCCACGCTTGGTGTCAGCAAAAAAGCGACATACATGCTAAATTTTCTTATACTTCATCCTTCTACTCACAAATCCACATCCATTTACAGTCTTGCATCGGTTAGCTTCTCCTCTTTGTTCTGTG
This Anopheles marshallii chromosome 3, idAnoMarsDA_429_01, whole genome shotgun sequence DNA region includes the following protein-coding sequences:
- the LOC128715206 gene encoding uncharacterized protein LOC128715206, which codes for MTRRSLLWFAVLAALAINLHHVSAQLDSTIVNRRSSINSTLTSFTNNVVNKVNDYANKFTSLRTDMAGQLRSASDTLTSFLSDQLIGDSALLASDVLSASSTTLSSSVSASLTISATFSTVGTCMNTKTQASVSATFTSFSTAQASYFNAITTSSSPYLSDCRSRFANTANDLVNQGADRIQDCLNDENTELSRVSSILNNYMTLMRQHYQALSNHIRYCSGLGSTGSRSEVKAEIAACLKGISTTVAPLYKATLAQQFQLVTTMLQLEVVASNDRVKSCVNQVSNTYTAMAQAIVPALNQCLQTGQ
- the LOC128710915 gene encoding venom dipeptidyl peptidase 4; this encodes MMQYSVLFVFWCCCLLGSRTLAAPFDGKQSSELKDFTFDEIIPNQFGLRSFNGTWLSGEELLYRNGGDYVKLNLNTGDSIVVITTDVLSQFRGASIQLIKPDFTKVLVRYDVRTVFRHSSLSKYAIYDTLDGSVYHIANQEEVSICILSPTGQSLAYVKDNNVYYRAALLNPVERALTLDGVTGVIYNGIPDWVYEEEVFGTDATLWFSPNGRRLAMASFDDREVKEFSYHLYGSPDDTDKQYPEELRIRYPKVNTTNPTVHLQVTDLSVSEPTWVELPAPLATVGEDHVLGTVNWAGEDVLGVIWTNRRQNVATFQKCQTTAGTCTEAIRFDRPNGWYDLYTPRCYGPNRCFLMGDSNGWRAVMELVDGSSPVARTPSGFTVSSINGYDEQSQALYYTAVPASQPHHRHVYRDEECLTCGLTDELEDSVACNFASVAFSADLSYMAATCSGPTPSYTQIFRTSDRQLVAEWEWNMERREQLKQYKKVSVRFLRVPVGDGSFQAAVRLYLPPEIDFESPATATRKYPMVVNVYAGPDSVRVTDSFSVGFANYMATTKGIIYAQIDGRGTGNQGYEFLFSINNRLGTYEMEDQIAVAQYLQQTYAFIDPQRTGIWGSSYGGYATAMTLEKDHEQVYRCGISVAPVTSWMFYDSIYTERYMGRPTDNGAGYDRSDISSFTDELKNHLFLLIHGTADDNVHYQQSMVFVRALLDHDIDFEQMSYPDEAHSLSGVQRHLYHTMDQFWDQCFA